In a single window of the Melissococcus plutonius ATCC 35311 genome:
- a CDS encoding DUF4064 domain-containing protein: MNRKTEKRFLIAAAIWNILTSLLTIFGYSNWLEEKGSNLFNQNQQTSYFSSSFLDNVIHVVMIYGLFIFCIGLISLVMAHTINRSPIDKKMICWLSFCLVLSFISVDIIGILLYLITLTLYMARNKAMRRKQFTINKIFTDKEK; encoded by the coding sequence ATGAATAGAAAAACAGAAAAAAGATTTTTGATTGCCGCAGCAATCTGGAATATTCTGACTTCATTGTTGACTATTTTTGGTTATTCTAATTGGTTAGAAGAAAAAGGCAGTAATCTTTTTAATCAAAATCAACAGACTTCCTATTTTTCATCAAGTTTCTTAGACAATGTCATTCATGTAGTTATGATTTATGGATTATTTATTTTCTGTATTGGATTAATTAGTCTAGTTATGGCACATACAATAAATAGATCTCCAATTGATAAAAAGATGATTTGTTGGTTAAGTTTTTGTCTCGTTCTTTCTTTTATATCTGTTGATATCATTGGTATTCTTCTTTATTTAATTACTTTAACGCTTTATATGGCTAGAAATAAAGCGATGCGAAGAAAACAATTTACAATAAATAAAATATTCACTGATAAAGAGAAATGA
- a CDS encoding DUF1002 domain-containing protein, giving the protein MAFGGGLNETQEKAVGDVLKIKEQNYKTLKVEGSDVDHYLHIIGAKTSGLFSSVYITRTVREGQNVVKVLTPKNIVLVTEAGYTTPLTTAGVSNLEIRVASLDSVGPVSGESALAGLYKALEDQGVTLNPDKVYTAQEELQTTASIIDNTGMKDKSYEDKAKMDTQLSAILTEIKTQLAEIKDKQVTDQQIEEIVNHAIKNARLEDKLNKEDIQRLVSLSKVYIQNKNSILDKESISRYKKLAHNITKDLQDKYGVQMEQAKGFLATAFESIKAFFGGLFGNHL; this is encoded by the coding sequence TTGGCATTTGGTGGTGGCTTAAATGAAACTCAGGAAAAAGCCGTTGGAGATGTTTTAAAAATCAAAGAACAAAATTATAAAACTTTAAAAGTGGAAGGCAGCGACGTAGATCATTACTTACATATCATTGGAGCAAAGACATCTGGACTATTTTCTTCTGTTTACATAACACGTACAGTTAGAGAGGGACAAAATGTTGTCAAGGTGTTAACACCTAAGAATATTGTTTTAGTTACAGAAGCAGGATATACAACACCTCTAACTACTGCTGGTGTCTCGAATTTAGAAATTCGGGTGGCTTCATTGGATTCTGTGGGTCCAGTATCAGGAGAATCTGCATTGGCTGGCCTTTATAAAGCACTGGAAGACCAGGGAGTGACCTTAAACCCGGATAAAGTTTATACAGCACAAGAAGAGCTGCAAACAACAGCATCCATTATAGATAATACAGGAATGAAAGATAAATCTTATGAAGATAAAGCCAAAATGGATACTCAATTATCTGCTATCTTAACTGAAATTAAGACCCAATTAGCAGAAATTAAGGATAAACAAGTCACTGATCAACAGATTGAGGAAATTGTAAATCATGCAATAAAAAATGCAAGATTGGAAGATAAATTGAATAAGGAAGATATTCAAAGATTGGTCTCTCTGTCCAAGGTATATATTCAAAATAAAAATTCAATTTTAGATAAGGAAAGTATTTCTCGTTATAAAAAATTAGCACATAATATCACAAAAGACCTACAAGATAAATACGGTGTACAGATGGAACAAGCAAAAGGTTTTCTTGCAACAGCTTTTGAAAGTATAAAAGCCTTTTTCGGTGGCTTGTTTGGTAACCATTTATAA
- a CDS encoding alpha-N-arabinofuranosidase, with translation MIKLLDQKKGATISKYIYGQFAEHLGRCIYEGIYVGEESNIPNTNGIRNDVVEALKNIQVPVVRWPGGCFADEYHWKDGIGPKEKRKKMVNTHWGGITENNHFGTHEFFELIKQLGCEAYVNGNVGSGTVQEMSEWVEYITMDGISPMADLRKENGQEKAWEMKFFGVGNENWGCGGNMRPEYYADLYRRYQTYVRQYGDKKIYKVAGGANVADYHWTEVLMKNAHWLMDGLSLHYYVHPKGWEEKGSAIDFDQPEWFVTCQKAAYMEELIKKHAAIMDVYDPEKRVGLIIDEWGTWFSVEPGTNPGFLYQQNTVRDAMVAAITLNIFHKYADRIHMANIAQMVNVLQAMILTDGDKMIKTPTYHVFDLYKIHQEAAHVEMYGDLPKNMTMTASKKNNMLNLSLCNYNLDENQAITFDFESNWSKIISSRYLTGEKMNSYNDFDHPEDVIIQDFNDCQLENGKLTIMVPAKSVVTIQLGE, from the coding sequence ATGATAAAATTATTAGATCAAAAAAAGGGAGCAACAATTAGCAAGTATATCTATGGTCAATTTGCAGAGCATTTAGGTCGCTGTATCTATGAAGGAATTTATGTAGGTGAAGAGTCAAATATTCCAAATACAAATGGGATACGTAACGATGTCGTTGAAGCATTGAAAAATATTCAGGTTCCTGTTGTACGCTGGCCGGGTGGTTGCTTTGCAGATGAGTATCATTGGAAAGATGGTATTGGTCCAAAGGAAAAACGAAAAAAAATGGTGAATACACATTGGGGTGGCATTACTGAAAACAATCACTTTGGCACACATGAATTTTTTGAACTGATTAAGCAACTGGGCTGTGAAGCCTATGTGAATGGCAATGTTGGAAGTGGTACAGTCCAAGAGATGTCTGAGTGGGTTGAATATATCACGATGGATGGCATTTCACCAATGGCTGATTTAAGAAAAGAAAATGGACAAGAAAAAGCTTGGGAAATGAAGTTCTTTGGTGTTGGTAACGAAAATTGGGGCTGTGGTGGAAATATGCGTCCAGAGTATTATGCTGATTTATACCGTCGTTACCAGACTTATGTCCGTCAATATGGTGATAAAAAAATCTATAAAGTTGCTGGTGGAGCGAACGTTGCTGATTATCACTGGACAGAAGTTTTAATGAAAAATGCTCATTGGTTGATGGATGGGTTAAGTCTACACTATTATGTACATCCAAAAGGCTGGGAAGAAAAAGGAAGTGCAATTGACTTTGATCAACCGGAATGGTTTGTTACCTGTCAAAAAGCAGCATATATGGAAGAACTTATAAAAAAACACGCAGCAATTATGGATGTTTATGATCCAGAAAAACGTGTTGGTCTAATCATTGATGAATGGGGCACTTGGTTTTCTGTTGAGCCTGGAACCAATCCAGGATTTTTATATCAACAAAATACAGTACGTGATGCTATGGTAGCAGCCATTACTTTAAATATTTTTCATAAATATGCCGATCGTATTCATATGGCAAATATTGCTCAAATGGTTAATGTTTTACAAGCAATGATTTTAACAGATGGTGATAAAATGATTAAAACACCAACCTACCATGTCTTTGACCTATATAAAATCCATCAAGAAGCAGCACATGTTGAAATGTATGGAGATTTACCAAAAAATATGACAATGACAGCTTCCAAAAAAAATAACATGCTTAATCTCTCACTTTGTAATTATAACCTTGATGAAAACCAAGCCATTACTTTTGATTTTGAAAGTAATTGGTCTAAAATTATTTCTAGTCGCTATTTAACTGGTGAAAAAATGAATAGCTATAATGATTTTGATCATCCAGAAGATGTAATTATTCAAGATTTTAATGATTGTCAGCTAGAAAATGGGAAATTAACGATAATGGTTCCAGCTAAGTCGGTAGTAACAATCCAACTAGGCGAATGA
- a CDS encoding carbohydrate ABC transporter permease, with amino-acid sequence MKDHKTTVKFWTFIGPHLLLFITFILITTIYGIFASFTQWNLMSSPKWIDLDNYKAIFNHDSIFNAQFTIGMKNTLLFVLFMVPLLILIPLLCAAALENKKIKLKGIFQGILYLPGLISISAAALIWSLIFNSQLGMLSNLFGINITWAAEQPYAWILIIIVSLWGGIGGNMIIYRAAIAGISEDLYESANIDGASSFQKLIHITLPGIRFPLIYTVVMTTAGCFNVFAQPLMLTKGGPNQTTSVLMMYIRSLAFGDGEPIAGIASAMAVLLGLVILVVSAIQYYIMNRNAD; translated from the coding sequence ATGAAAGATCATAAGACAACAGTCAAATTCTGGACTTTTATTGGGCCTCATTTGTTATTATTTATTACGTTTATTCTTATTACTACCATTTATGGTATCTTTGCTTCGTTTACCCAGTGGAATTTGATGTCTAGTCCAAAATGGATTGATTTAGATAATTATAAAGCTATTTTTAATCATGATTCAATTTTTAATGCACAATTTACTATTGGAATGAAAAATACATTGTTATTTGTATTGTTTATGGTACCTTTATTAATTCTTATTCCCTTACTTTGTGCAGCTGCTTTAGAAAACAAAAAAATAAAACTTAAAGGTATTTTTCAAGGTATTCTTTATTTACCAGGCTTGATTTCTATTTCTGCAGCAGCGTTGATTTGGTCGTTGATTTTTAATTCACAATTAGGGATGTTAAGCAATTTATTTGGCATTAATATTACATGGGCAGCAGAGCAACCTTATGCTTGGATTTTAATTATTATTGTAAGTTTATGGGGTGGTATTGGCGGAAATATGATTATTTATCGAGCAGCCATTGCAGGGATCAGTGAAGACTTGTATGAATCTGCAAACATTGATGGTGCTAGTTCCTTTCAAAAATTAATTCATATTACATTACCCGGCATCCGCTTTCCATTAATTTATACAGTCGTAATGACAACTGCTGGTTGTTTTAATGTTTTTGCACAACCTTTGATGTTAACAAAAGGTGGACCAAATCAGACGACTAGTGTGTTAATGATGTATATCCGTAGCTTGGCGTTCGGAGATGGGGAACCGATTGCAGGGATCGCTTCTGCCATGGCTGTTTTATTAGGATTGGTTATTTTAGTTGTTTCAGCAATTCAATATTATATTATGAATAGAAATGCGGATTAG
- a CDS encoding DUF6171 family protein: protein MTKIGCKNCDRLQSFDQKVVDALIDEQLSLEIDLANQEIVKQRLTICNQCSFKVENTCTKCGCYCRFRASLKHKKCPMDYWYKDKTFYN, encoded by the coding sequence ATGACAAAAATAGGTTGTAAAAATTGTGATCGACTTCAATCATTCGATCAGAAAGTGGTTGATGCATTAATTGATGAGCAGTTGAGTCTTGAGATAGATTTAGCTAACCAAGAAATTGTCAAGCAGCGCTTAACAATTTGCAATCAATGTTCTTTTAAAGTGGAAAATACCTGCACAAAATGTGGTTGTTATTGTCGATTTCGTGCTAGTCTAAAACATAAGAAATGTCCAATGGATTATTGGTATAAAGATAAAACATTTTATAACTAG
- the fabZ gene encoding 3-hydroxyacyl-ACP dehydratase FabZ, whose product MEKVLTAEEVMALIPNRYPICYIDYVDELTPNKKIIATKNVTINEEFFQGHFPGNPTMPGVLILESLAQAGSILILKTEQFNGKTAYIGGIDKAKFRQKVVPGDVLKLHFEIIKQRETIGTAQAAAYVEGKKVCECQFTFIIGQETR is encoded by the coding sequence ATGGAAAAAGTACTAACAGCTGAAGAGGTTATGGCGTTAATCCCAAATAGATATCCAATTTGTTATATTGATTATGTGGATGAGTTAACACCAAATAAAAAAATTATTGCAACAAAAAATGTAACAATTAATGAAGAATTTTTCCAAGGACATTTTCCAGGGAATCCAACAATGCCAGGTGTTTTGATTCTTGAATCTTTGGCACAAGCCGGTTCGATTCTAATTTTAAAGACTGAACAATTTAATGGCAAAACTGCTTATATTGGTGGTATCGATAAAGCAAAATTCCGTCAAAAAGTTGTTCCAGGAGATGTATTAAAATTACATTTTGAAATTATTAAACAACGTGAAACAATCGGAACAGCACAAGCAGCAGCATATGTTGAAGGCAAGAAGGTTTGTGAATGTCAATTTACCTTTATTATTGGTCAGGAAACACGCTAA
- a CDS encoding ABC transporter substrate-binding protein, with translation MKKKVVYSIMIVGFFLLLTACSQQKESKTITFWNPLVGDDGTYMNSMVKAYNKTKPEYPIYAVVSSDMYTKIYSVMASKKDIPDLAIIHADRVPGFAKANMLDNMDNVMKWQPNIKKSNYIPQAWKAGTYKNVQYTVPLDIHSSAMYYNKDLLKKYGITHFLDDGVVTFDEMLSLQGKMKPGDFVVNNALLSWVILSNLVNYGGDIKDSKGNPTLDTPGMKKNA, from the coding sequence ATGAAGAAAAAAGTGGTTTACAGTATTATGATAGTTGGTTTTTTCTTATTATTAACTGCCTGTAGTCAGCAAAAAGAATCTAAAACGATTACATTTTGGAATCCTCTTGTAGGAGACGACGGTACATATATGAATAGTATGGTAAAAGCATACAATAAAACAAAGCCAGAATATCCAATTTATGCAGTTGTAAGTTCAGATATGTATACTAAAATTTATTCTGTTATGGCGTCTAAAAAAGATATTCCTGATCTAGCTATTATTCATGCAGATCGAGTACCCGGATTTGCTAAAGCAAATATGTTAGATAATATGGACAATGTTATGAAATGGCAGCCGAATATTAAAAAATCAAATTATATTCCGCAGGCATGGAAAGCGGGAACCTATAAAAATGTCCAGTATACAGTTCCTTTAGATATCCATTCTAGTGCAATGTATTATAACAAGGATTTATTAAAAAAGTATGGCATTACACACTTTTTAGATGACGGGGTAGTGACATTTGATGAAATGCTTTCTTTACAAGGAAAAATGAAACCTGGAGATTTTGTTGTAAATAACGCTTTGCTTTCTTGGGTAATTCTATCCAATCTAGTCAATTATGGAGGAGATATCAAAGATTCAAAAGGAAACCCAACATTAGATACGCCAGGGATGAAAAAAAACGCTTGA
- the fabF gene encoding beta-ketoacyl-ACP synthase II has product MKRVVVTGMGAITPIGNTVEEYWENLIKGKVGFNPITKFDSKETGITLAGEVKEFNPQEVLDRKEYKRMDLFSQYGLVAALQALEDSGLSEQEIDPKRLGVIVGSGIGGMTTLQDQVRVMDKKGPKRVTPFFVPMVIANMVAGNISIRLGAKGPSQTVVTACASATNAIGEAFEAIKNGKMDMMVTGGAEAAVCEIGISGFAALSALSTSTDPNRASIPFDAERTGFVMGEGAGMLILEELEHAQRRGAKILGEIVGYGNNCDASHMTAPLKDGSGAAGAIEQALTEATIKPEQVNYINAHGTSTAANDAAETTAIHRVFGDNAAKIPVSSTKSMIGHLLGAGGGVEAIACIKTLQEGVAHPTAGYQVVDPACDLDYISEGAREINAKYAISNSFGFGGHNAVICMKKWEEK; this is encoded by the coding sequence ATGAAAAGAGTCGTCGTTACTGGAATGGGAGCTATTACTCCAATAGGCAATACTGTTGAAGAATATTGGGAAAACCTGATAAAAGGAAAAGTAGGGTTTAATCCAATTACTAAATTTGATTCTAAGGAAACTGGAATTACTTTAGCTGGTGAGGTAAAAGAGTTTAATCCTCAAGAAGTATTGGATAGAAAGGAATATAAACGAATGGATCTATTTTCCCAATATGGCTTGGTTGCAGCTTTACAAGCTTTGGAAGATAGTGGATTATCAGAACAAGAAATAGACCCTAAAAGATTGGGAGTTATTGTTGGCAGTGGAATCGGTGGCATGACAACTTTACAAGACCAAGTAAGAGTGATGGATAAAAAGGGTCCAAAACGGGTGACACCTTTCTTTGTTCCAATGGTTATTGCCAATATGGTTGCTGGTAACATTTCTATTCGTCTTGGTGCAAAGGGACCTTCACAAACGGTTGTAACAGCATGTGCATCTGCTACAAATGCTATTGGTGAAGCTTTTGAAGCAATTAAAAATGGTAAGATGGATATGATGGTCACTGGTGGTGCAGAAGCTGCGGTTTGTGAAATAGGTATTTCAGGATTCGCTGCTTTAAGTGCTTTAAGTACTTCGACAGATCCAAATCGGGCATCGATTCCCTTTGACGCTGAACGTACAGGGTTTGTTATGGGTGAAGGTGCTGGAATGTTGATACTAGAAGAATTAGAACATGCACAAAGAAGAGGAGCTAAGATCCTTGGTGAAATTGTCGGATATGGTAATAATTGCGATGCAAGTCATATGACGGCTCCTTTAAAAGATGGTAGTGGTGCAGCTGGCGCAATTGAACAAGCATTAACTGAAGCGACAATCAAACCTGAACAAGTAAATTACATAAATGCACATGGTACATCCACTGCAGCAAATGATGCAGCTGAAACAACAGCTATTCATCGTGTTTTTGGTGATAATGCTGCTAAGATACCTGTCTCAAGTACAAAAAGTATGATTGGACATTTGTTAGGTGCTGGAGGCGGTGTTGAAGCGATTGCATGTATAAAAACCTTGCAAGAAGGAGTTGCCCATCCAACTGCTGGATACCAAGTTGTTGACCCAGCTTGTGATCTTGATTATATTAGCGAGGGTGCTAGAGAAATTAATGCAAAATATGCTATCAGCAATTCTTTTGGATTTGGTGGGCATAATGCAGTCATTTGTATGAAGAAATGGGAGGAAAAATAA
- a CDS encoding family 43 glycosylhydrolase, protein METILAKSKQPNVKERADPWVYKHTDNYYYFTGSVPGYKSIELRRARSLDHLENAERVTVWQAPETGIQSQLIWAPEIHYLNNKWYIYFAASDHSKLRNEKHHHRMFVIENAQENSMNNQWQEKGQITTQFDSFSLDATIFTHKEQLYYVWAQLDPRIPSNSNLYISKMRNPRTLKGKQTLLSIPEYNWEKIGFKVNEGPAVIQHKDKVFITYSASATDENYAMGLLWAFKDSDLLDGFSWYKLQDPIFKTCEETQFYGPGHNSFTKGENDQTDILIFHARPKKNDFTDPLSNPNRHTYAQTFTWDKQGFPIFGKPGIEMNFKGE, encoded by the coding sequence ATGGAAACGATATTGGCAAAAAGTAAGCAACCAAATGTTAAAGAAAGAGCAGATCCCTGGGTATATAAACATACAGATAATTATTATTATTTTACTGGGAGTGTACCTGGCTATAAAAGTATTGAACTAAGACGGGCAAGGTCACTAGATCATTTAGAGAATGCCGAAAGGGTAACAGTTTGGCAGGCACCAGAAACTGGCATACAAAGTCAGCTGATTTGGGCACCAGAGATTCATTATTTAAACAACAAGTGGTACATTTATTTTGCAGCAAGTGATCATAGTAAATTACGTAACGAAAAACATCATCATCGGATGTTTGTAATTGAAAACGCTCAGGAAAACTCAATGAACAATCAATGGCAAGAAAAAGGTCAGATTACGACCCAATTTGATAGTTTTAGTTTAGATGCAACAATATTTACACATAAAGAACAATTGTATTACGTTTGGGCTCAATTAGACCCAAGAATTCCAAGTAACTCAAATTTATATATTTCTAAAATGAGAAATCCTCGGACACTTAAAGGAAAACAAACCTTATTATCGATTCCTGAATATAATTGGGAAAAAATTGGATTTAAAGTAAATGAGGGACCAGCTGTTATTCAGCATAAAGATAAAGTTTTTATTACGTATTCAGCAAGTGCTACAGATGAAAATTACGCTATGGGATTATTATGGGCATTTAAGGATAGTGATTTATTAGATGGCTTTTCTTGGTATAAATTACAAGATCCTATCTTTAAAACTTGTGAAGAAACTCAATTCTATGGTCCAGGACATAACTCATTTACTAAAGGGGAAAATGATCAAACTGATATTCTCATTTTTCATGCCAGACCTAAGAAAAATGATTTTACAGACCCACTTTCAAATCCAAATCGTCATACCTATGCACAAACATTTACATGGGATAAACAGGGATTTCCTATTTTTGGTAAGCCGGGAATAGAGATGAATTTTAAAGGAGAATAA
- the fabI gene encoding enoyl-ACP reductase FabI: MFLKDKKIVVMGVANKKSIAWGCAKALREQGAQVIYTYQNERMKKQVAKLADETDILIECDAASDESIEKAFTFIQESVGKIDGLVHAIAFANKEELSGNISDVSRSGYALAQDISSYSLLAVAHYAKPLLNPGSGIVALTYFGSERAVPNYNVMGVAKASLEAAVRYLAYEFAVNQVHVNAISAGAIKTLAVTGVKDYDQLIRVSNERAADNVGVTIEEIGNTCAFLVSNLASGMIGDTIYVDKGVHLI; the protein is encoded by the coding sequence ATGTTTTTAAAAGACAAAAAAATTGTAGTGATGGGTGTAGCCAATAAAAAAAGTATCGCTTGGGGATGTGCAAAAGCCTTAAGAGAACAAGGCGCACAAGTAATTTATACATACCAAAATGAGCGTATGAAAAAACAAGTGGCCAAATTAGCAGATGAAACAGACATTTTAATTGAATGCGATGCTGCTTCCGATGAATCCATTGAAAAAGCATTTACTTTTATTCAGGAATCTGTCGGAAAAATTGATGGTCTTGTTCATGCCATTGCTTTTGCCAATAAAGAAGAATTATCAGGCAATATTAGTGATGTCTCTCGTTCTGGTTACGCTTTAGCACAGGACATCAGCAGTTATTCCCTTTTAGCTGTCGCGCATTACGCTAAACCTTTATTGAATCCAGGTTCTGGTATAGTTGCATTAACGTATTTCGGTTCAGAGAGAGCTGTTCCAAATTATAATGTAATGGGCGTTGCCAAAGCTTCTTTGGAAGCTGCAGTAAGATACCTAGCTTATGAATTCGCTGTTAATCAAGTCCATGTTAATGCAATATCTGCCGGTGCTATTAAAACGTTAGCTGTAACAGGTGTTAAAGATTATGATCAATTAATTAGAGTGTCTAACGAACGTGCAGCTGATAATGTAGGTGTCACAATTGAAGAAATAGGTAATACTTGTGCCTTTCTAGTCAGCAATCTTGCTAGTGGTATGATCGGTGATACCATTTATGTAGATAAGGGTGTACATCTCATTTAA
- a CDS encoding carbohydrate ABC transporter permease: MEKHFSISKWIAYLFLTVLSIIWVVPIIFGLTTSFRSQTEVVSDGFRLLPVHWVIENYIEILNNTSTAPIVRWLGNSLFIATTHTILVVFVISFTAYGYTRISYKYKDQIFFLLLGISMFPGIVNIIPSYKIVQMFGWVNTPAAMIIPGLAGMGNIFLVRQFMRGIPKEFDESARIDGAGEFAIYSKIMLPMIRPVLIVCGLFSFSASWNDFLWPVIVYNDVNKMPVTAGLLLLQDIYGNYRLIGQLMGSAFLAIIPTLLLFVFAQKYFVQSMNLNSGVKG; this comes from the coding sequence ATGGAAAAACATTTTTCAATTTCTAAATGGATCGCCTATCTTTTTTTAACCGTTTTATCCATTATATGGGTAGTTCCAATTATATTTGGTTTGACAACGTCTTTTCGCTCACAAACAGAAGTCGTATCAGATGGCTTTCGATTATTACCTGTACATTGGGTAATTGAAAACTATATTGAAATTTTAAACAACACTTCAACTGCTCCTATTGTTAGATGGTTAGGTAATTCTTTATTTATTGCCACCACACATACTATTTTAGTTGTTTTTGTTATTTCTTTCACTGCTTATGGCTACACAAGAATTTCTTATAAATATAAAGACCAAATTTTCTTTTTATTGTTAGGTATTTCAATGTTTCCAGGAATTGTAAATATTATCCCATCTTATAAAATTGTACAAATGTTTGGTTGGGTAAATACACCAGCTGCAATGATTATTCCTGGATTAGCCGGAATGGGAAATATTTTTTTGGTTCGTCAATTTATGCGTGGTATTCCAAAAGAATTTGATGAATCTGCTCGAATTGATGGAGCTGGCGAATTTGCAATTTATTCAAAAATTATGTTGCCGATGATTCGTCCTGTGTTAATTGTTTGTGGATTATTTTCTTTTTCAGCATCATGGAATGATTTTTTATGGCCAGTAATTGTTTATAATGATGTAAACAAAATGCCGGTTACAGCTGGACTATTGTTGTTACAAGACATCTATGGAAACTATCGTCTGATTGGTCAATTAATGGGTTCAGCTTTTCTAGCGATTATTCCCACCTTACTTTTATTCGTTTTCGCTCAAAAGTATTTTGTTCAATCAATGAATTTAAATTCAGGTGTAAAAGGATAG
- a CDS encoding nitroreductase family protein, which yields MEKPVTNDFAKIVFERRSIREFDKNVKIDKQELLEIIQKATAAPSSVNMQSWRFVVVESDAGKEKLRPLIGPNIKQNDTSSAMILIFGDMECYKYGERICDQAYKEGKMSKEEKNKGLETFIPYYENLSKQEMNDIVKIDSSLAAMQLMLVARSYGYDTNPIGYFQADQLAETFDLNKDRYMPVLILAIGKAVEEGHPSFRLPAEEITYFK from the coding sequence ATGGAAAAACCAGTGACAAATGATTTTGCAAAAATTGTATTTGAAAGAAGATCGATTCGTGAATTTGACAAAAATGTCAAAATTGACAAACAGGAATTACTTGAAATTATTCAAAAAGCAACGGCAGCACCCTCTTCTGTTAATATGCAATCTTGGCGTTTTGTTGTTGTCGAAAGTGATGCAGGAAAAGAGAAATTAAGACCGTTGATTGGCCCAAATATCAAACAAAATGATACTTCTTCAGCTATGATTTTAATTTTCGGTGATATGGAATGTTATAAGTACGGTGAAAGAATTTGTGATCAAGCCTATAAAGAAGGAAAGATGTCAAAAGAAGAAAAGAATAAGGGATTAGAAACATTTATTCCTTATTATGAAAATCTTTCAAAACAAGAGATGAATGATATTGTAAAAATTGATAGTAGTTTGGCAGCTATGCAGTTAATGTTGGTTGCTCGGTCTTATGGATATGATACAAATCCAATCGGCTATTTTCAAGCTGACCAATTGGCGGAAACATTCGACCTAAATAAAGATCGTTATATGCCAGTTCTTATTCTTGCTATAGGAAAAGCAGTGGAAGAAGGTCACCCATCTTTTCGTCTGCCTGCAGAAGAAATTACTTATTTTAAATAA